The Nicotiana sylvestris chromosome 6, ASM39365v2, whole genome shotgun sequence genomic sequence ATATTTTGCGATGCCAACAAGAACCATCAGAAGCCTTGAGAAATCATCATCTAGTTGGTGAAGTGGATAATTCTGATAGTCTATAACACGTAATCAACTATAGGATTGGAGCCCTCCTAACCACTTATCTTGGTCTGTCTTTTAGTTCATTAAACAAAGACACAACAATGTGGAATCCGGTAGTAAAAAGGTAGAGAAAAGACTTGCAGGATGGAGAAAAGATATTCTCAAAAGGGACAGGAAGTATTAACTAAAATCACTATATCGAAGTTTCCCACTTATTTCGTGTCCCCACTAGTACTTGCTAGCGTGACAGAGAAACTGAAAAACTACAGAGGAACATCCAGCGGGACTCCGTCTATAGGGCAAGAAAATTTCACTTAGTTGAGAAGTTGGTATGACCTCCAAAAGGTGGGGGAGCGCTAGGGGTAAAtagtgttatcaaaggcgaaaagcgcaaAATAACTCTAAGGTCTGGTGGGGCTTTTGCGCAAAGCGCAAATGAAGCGTGAGGCTTAATGAAGAAATGCGCAAATGGAGAATAACTACAAAATATATGTGTAGTCCAAGACTAACATCTATAAGCATGAATACcaaatatatggacaaagaaattgaagaaaatttacgataaaataaaatatcaattgtTTATTGTCGCCTCTTTAGGATTATGCTCATTGGTAAGCAAAAGTATGTCTTAGAGTCTTGATGAGAATATCGAAGCGCTCCCTAAGCGAGGTGAAGAgctcaacatgttttgagcctcgTTTCAGGGCTTAAGGCGCTCCTTTGATAACACTGGGGGTAAAAACTCTCCCGTCGTTAACAAGGCCGTGTTAGGGAAGTGGTTGTGGAGATTTGGAACAGAGGAGATGTGATAGCGAAAAAATATGGCACCATGGAAGGGGGTGGATGACCAAAAACACCAATGTTCCTTTTTGGTACAGCCACTAGAGAGATACTTTTTGATAAGGAGCCTCTGGAGAGATATTTTTTGATAAGGAGGCTCTGGTGAGATATTATAAAAAGATGGAGAAGAGTGTGGTGGTTGTATCTCATTCAGGTTATGGAACGCACAAGGTTAGTTTTTGGGGGGACAACATGTTGAGGATTACTTTCACAAATATCTAAGTATTTCTTGAAAAAGAGATAATTGTTCAACAAGTTGGGAGATTTACATGAGTGGAAGTGTAATTTGGGATCTCAAACTTACGAAAGAATTTTCAGGATACGGATTTTGCTGGAAATGCTCTTTATACAAACATTACTGGTAGAGAGTCATAATTCTTAAAGATGGGTGCTAGGAAGTAGTGGACGTCTAGAGTTACTACTGTGAGTTGCTAGTTAGAGAGAAGTCAGGTTTTCTTATCCACTGGGTTTGGATTCTATGGTGCCAAAAAaggtactccctccggtccacaataagtgaccaatttgctttgggcacacccattaagaaaatactaaattctagataaaaatagttagtgtgactaaactaccattaattaaatgttgcagcataattaatgtgaggagtaaaagactttttagggatacgtacataagggtaattttggaaaaacaaattgaatttttcttgattatataaatggacacttattttggactaaaataaaaaagcaaattggCCACTTATtgtggaacagagggagtatgtTTTTTCATTTGGCTGCCTGCTAGTGGCGCGGTTCTAATAGCCAAAAATTTGAGGAAGAGGAGGATCACATATGCTAGTTAGTGCTTCATTCATGTGTAGACACTCAGAAGAGGACATGGATCATCTCGTACTAAATTGGTCGGTAGCATCATGTCTGTGGTGGGAGCTTTAGATGGTTCAGACTCAATGGATCATGCGGGGTATTGTGAAGGATGCATAATCTAGTTCGGCCTttaaaggaaagaagagaagacACCAGGTGTGGGATGTTGCTCATTAGCACTTATGTGGATAGTATGGAGGAAAATAAATAGGAGAGCTTTTGAAGGACAAAGAGCTTAATTTTGTACATCTGGAGAACAATAACCCCTGTTTTTAATGTCTTTTTGGTGCATCCATGTGGTTCCTACTTGTaaactatgttgctcggactttCCCGCAAAATGTGGCCGGatgcgtgtcggatcctccaaaagtagtatATTTTTGGAGGATTCGACATGGGTGCAACAACATTTTAGAGAGTCCGCACAGCATAGCTTGTGAAGAAGATAGGTGTCATGCATGGTGGTTCTCTACTTTTTGGTGTACCCCTTGTATATGGGAGCTTTGCCATTATCAACAAAATTATATTTTACTTGATCATCATTTAGAAAAAAACTGTGGCTTGTGAATTTTTTAGCAGCATCTGCTCTGTAGAGCAGTGAAGATCTTCTGCCTGATGAATCTGATTAGTTTCGTGACTTTATAGGGGCTAATGAATTGATGTAATGTTGCAACCAGTTAATAGGAGTTGAAGGAAACAGTGCCTTTCATACATTAATAGGAGTTGCAGCTaataattttcttttccttgtctACTTAGTTTTCATGTCCCTGATTGGCATTAGTGTGATATGCTATTCCTGAAATAATACTTAATTTTTTGATGTGTACTACCTTAAAATTTTGCTTCACATAGTTTTTGGGATTTACCTTCCGATCTTTCTTGCACATTGCACAGTTGAGTATGTTATAATGATCTTGATGGTGTGTCCTTACATAATCTTTCTTGAGGCTTACATGATTGTCTTTCTTTCTCCAGTTGAACAGAAACGTCACAGGACCTAGGCATCCTGGAGTTATTGGAGATCGTGGATCAGGATCTTTTTCTAGGGAAAGTAAGTGCACATGTTGATTCATCTTGTGTCAGCATCTGATGTTGCTGTTTTATTTTAAAGAAATCTCTTCGACTATTGGCTGAGTGATATTCACTACGATTTTCCTTGTTAATTATATCTGTTGTACTCTGTAAAAGAAATTTTATTCCCCTAATCGCTCTATCTGCCCCTGCAAATTTGGGCATAGTCCAAGTTCTGTAAATTCTGAGATATCATACATAGGCGCTTGACTCATACCTTTGGAAACTAAAATTGGTTGCGCTGCTCAGGGCTGAGAGTTCGCCCTTTCTTTTCAGTTTTGGTCTTTTTGGTGCTAACTGTAAATCTGAAGGCCTTTAAATCCTTCACTATTTCCctaccatctttcttcttctttttggggTCAGGCATGCATCTTTTCAGTTTTGCATGTTCAACTATTACAGGAAATCTGTAGGAGACTCTTGTATCTAAGGAAAATTTGATTTGCCATTGTAATATATGCCATATTAGATCTATAATTCATTATTGTCATTCTTATGATGACCTTGCCATGTTGGTCTCTTTGATTGACAGAAGTTGTTTGCAGGTTCGTCGGCAGCTGAATGGGCAAAGGAAACTGATTTTACTGATTGGTTTGATCAGCATTTGTCTGACACTGAATGTTACCAGGATAGCAAAAGATGGTCTTCACAGACACATTTCTCTCCTGTGCATCATGCAGAGTCAAAACCGTTGTATAGAACATCCTCCTACCCTGAGCAACCCCAACAACTTCAACGCTTCTCAAGCGAACCCATTTTAGTGCCAAAGGCATCTTACACTTCTCTCCCTCCTCCTGGTGGCAGATCTCAGCAAGCCTCACCACACAACCTATTGCATCATCAAAGTATGCCATCTCTTGCTGCTGGACCTCAGTCTCCCTATTCAACTGCCAATCTCCCCACTTTGTCAAATCCTAATATCCATTTAGCAGGCTTGTCTCATGGGCTCCACTACGGTGGAAACATGCCACAGTGGACCCCTACGGGTCATTCTCTCAATACCCGGCTGCAAAACCACTGGATTAGTCATGCCGGTCTCATCCATGGGGATCATTCTAGCCTCTTAAATAGTATATCTCCACATCAAATTCCTCAGAATGGGTTATTGTCCCCTCAGTTAATGTCCCCCCGGCAGCTACAGCAGCAGAGATTGCATCCTTCAGTTCAACCATCTTTAGCTCATTTTTCTGCACTGCGTTCCCAATTTAATTCCTTTCCTTCACCTTCCCATCCGGGTAAGTATGGATCGGCTGATTCGAGAGATTCAAGATCTAAGTCATCAAATAAAGGTAGACAGAATGTGCGCTTTTCTCAACAAGCCTCTGAAGCTGGTAGCCAAAAAAGTGAGAGTAATGTTTCCAAGTTCAGATCTAAGTACATGACTGGTGATGAAATAGAGAGCATCCTGAAAATGCAGCATCCCGCAACACATGGCAATGATCCGTATGTGGACGATTATTATCACCAAGCTCGGCTTGCAAAGAAAGCAGCTGAGTCGAGGTCAAAATATCGTTTTTGTCCAAACAAGGAGCAACCTTCACGGTCACGTAATAGCACAGAGTCACAGCCTCATCTCCATGTTGATGCTAAGGGGCAGATTTCATTTTCCTCCATTCGCAGGCCTCGTCCTCTTCTTGAATATGATCCACCCGGATTTGTATGTAATGGCAGTGGTGAACATGACATGTCTGAGAAACCTTTAGAGCAGGAACCAATGCTTGCAGCTAGAATTACAATAGAGGATGGTTTCTATCTTCTCCTTGAGGTTGATGACATCGACAGGCTACTTCAGTTTAGTCAGCCGCAAGATGGAGGTGCTCAGCTGAGGCGGAAGCGGCAGATCCTGTTGGAAGGCATGGCTGCCTCACTTCAGCTTGTTGACCCGCTTGGAAAAAGTGGGAGTTCAGTTGGGCTTACCCCTAAAGATGACATTGTGTTCTTATGGCTGGTGTCTCTTCCAAAAGGCCGGAAACTCATTTCAAGGTATCTTCAGCTTCTGGCACCCGGTGGCGAGCTTGCAAGAATAGTTTGCATGGCAATTTTTCGGCATTTAAGGTTTTTGTTTGGCAGTCATCCACCTAATCCAGGAGCCACTGAGACGATCACTAATTTTGCAAAAACAGTCTCTGTATGTACCCGTGGCATGGACCTTAATTTGCTTAGTGCTTGTCTAGCTGCTGTTGTTTGTTCCTCAGAGCAGCCGCCTCTTCGTCCTCTTGGAAGCCCTGCTGGAGATGGAGCCTCTATTATTCTTAAATCTGTTCTTGAAAAGGCAACTCATCTCTTGACTGATCCTCAGGCTGTTAGCAGCTTCAGCATGCCTAATCCTGCTCTTTGGCAGGCATCATTTGATGCCTTTTTTGGCTTACTTACTAAGTATTGCTTGAGTAAGTACGACTCAATAATGCAATCGATACTTCCACAGACTCAGTCAAACACAGAGACGTTTGATGCAGAAGCTGCAAGAGCTGTAAGCAGAGAGATGCCGGTCGAACTTTTACGTGCTAGTCTCCCGCACACAAATGAGCAGCAGAGGAAGCTGTTGTTGAATTTTGCTCAGAGGTCCATGCCTGTGACTGGATCCAATGCTCACGGTGGAAGCACTGGACAAATAAGTCCTGAATCTGTAAGCTGTTAGTGGAGATGCTAAGATGTCATACTTGCAAATAGTTCTCAAGATCATCATCTGGCTGCCCTTTTCAGAACATAATCTTCTGCTATGCCTCCATGGCAGAAAAACTGTCGAAGGCTAGAATCAAGGGGATGCATATATGTTGGGCGCCGTTTTAATGCCTAAAGCTCCTCTTCCTCCTCCAACTTATgtgtctttttctatttttttccaaCTTTTTCCTTTCTGCCCACCTTATCTTTCCATGTTTCTTTTCCCTCTTTTCAACTTTTCTTCATCCTTTTTTTGAAGGAAAGGTTTGGTTCTTTCTCTTTTGTGACAAGTCTCATTTTTCGTAGCTGTGTATAATGTCAGAAAGTGACGGGATTATTGGTCCCTTTTAGTGTTTTTCATCCAAAGAGCTTGTTTTTCTAATGCTCTTTCTGTAAACTTGGATAAAAGCTGGAAAGGTAGGATGTAAGGATGATTTATGGGGAGTTTTAGGAGCTCTTCCACTTGGccatcttctcttttttttcaggAAGAAGAGGCGTTGACGTTGCTGGCTCATAGGACATGATGGCTCAACTCTGCAGTTTCAGTAGGAGATATTTGTTATAGACTTGAAATTTTTATGGATGAAAACTGTAATAATTACATGCTCTTTTTCATTGACTATTATTCTACTGAATAATGTTTCCCCGTATTGTTTACAAAGTTGATTTGATATTTTGCTGACCCCTGTCGATGGTTCAGATACGCCAATGGCATTATAGCTTTTTACCAGTGTTGGCACACTGAATGTACTGTAGATGCTATATCGTCTTCAATTTGTCGCAGTATGAAAAGGGCTGTAGattatttgttataatcgccTTTCACTGTAAGCGACTGAATTTCAATACCAGTGGCAAGGCTGGGATATAGCAGCATGTTTCCTTGATGGAAGTGCTGAATTTTGTTCAGGCAGTCAAAGTAGTTTACGTTACAGCATAGTTTATGTAGATTGATAAAAGCACTATGCTAAGCTCTTAATGCTTGCTTTACAGCACTTAATTTCTACTCTTGTAAAAAGTCGGTGGAACCGGGGGCGGGGGGTTGCTTTGAATATCAACAACACTGTACGGGTGAGCAAAGTTGTGTCGATAGGGTTATTGTCGAAGTCAGCTAGTAGCAATGTTGTTTCTTGCTACTCTTTCGTTTTTCATAGTGCTGGATCTATGTACTGTctatcgcttttgctttgcatctacTTTTTCACTTTCATGATGTTTTTTTTCCTATGGTTTCTATTGGTGATACTGATATTGTCTATTTTCGTCTTCTAAAGTTGAGGTTCTTTCGGAAACAATTTCTCTACTCtcttggggtaggggtaaggtttgcgtacacactaccctccccagatcccattagtactgggtcgttattgttgttgttgttgagttaCTGAATTAGCTTGCAAGTTCCCTTGTCTCTTAATTGAGGAGCTTTATTctgaattctttttttttttttttagctaaAGTATTGTCTGCATCAGTTACTACGACTCCTCACATACTTAATCTTAGCCAGTACCTATACTCTCATTTCAAATTAGTTGGGATCTGCTATGTGAATTCTCGTCTTGTAATTCGCTCAATTTGAACTTACTTCATTCCATATTGATTTGAGCATTAGACGATTTCAAGCCTAACACTGTTTTCTGAATGGGAAAGTTAACCGATAATGGAAGAAATAGGTGCGGTGCGCACAAATTGACCCGaaatattaataataaataaatgaataaatatAGAAgtgaacaataaataaaaaacatcCCCAATAAGTTCAGTAGCCAAGATTTTTACAATAAATTCCATTGTCTTTCTGATAACTGTAACAAAGATAAAAAGTTAGTTACACAAGTCCAAAAGGTAGGTAACATGACATTTCCCCAGAAGACCAGGACTTCATTTTGGCAGTTTAATTAGGTTCTAAAATAATTATTATCCCCTCATTTTGAAGCTTAGATCTGCTTTTTCACTATATACTCTTATTTCTGAatctttctcttttatttaacGAATTTTTTTTACTCTTACTTTATCTTTTCTTGCTCTCTTTATACTTATAATTTTATTAAATCACCCCTCTTCGTTTTTCTTTTCATGTTTATCCTTTTTCTCCATTTCTTTGCATTTCAGTTTGCTTTACAGATCAAAGACTCTTCCTTTCATCTTCTACTTAGGTAAAAAAAAAAGGTTCTTTCTTCTCTTTATTATTGATCATTTAGcattctttcattttttgtaTTGTTTTGGTTGATTATGTAATAGTTTTCGTTGATTGTCAACTTCTCTTTTTGTATGGCATTTGTACAAAGGTCATACTTTGTTTTGGTGTTATTTCTGGGgatataattttaaattttaaccTATCACAGTCAAATCTCTCTATAACAATCTCGTTTGTTCCGATATTTTTCTTGTTGCTATATTGAAGTGCTGTTATAGCAGGACATATatcataaaataacataaaagtcggctccaaattattattttttttacttttatagtgaatgactgtTAGTCTGTTATATAGAGATGCTCTTATAGAAAGGTCTGACTGTAACAATCAACTAATCTCGATCTCAACCTAGTTGGTTTGATTTGTCACACTATTTTGTTATATATTCATTCTCATATGCGAATTCATAATTTTAAATCAACGAGTTAGTAATTCGCGAGAGGGAGTTCGAGTTTAGTATGAATATATAGTTTTTGTAAAATTACTCAATTATATGTATAATTCTCCATAT encodes the following:
- the LOC104243759 gene encoding protein PAT1 homolog 2-like, with translation MERSDGKDSMDLSHSSSSISDSAHFDASQYAFFGRDIGEEVELGGLDEEGNSCVPSVDGGFGDEDVQEYHLFEKDEGSALGSLSDIDDLATTFSKLNRNVTGPRHPGVIGDRGSGSFSRESSSAAEWAKETDFTDWFDQHLSDTECYQDSKRWSSQTHFSPVHHAESKPLYRTSSYPEQPQQLQRFSSEPILVPKASYTSLPPPGGRSQQASPHNLLHHQSMPSLAAGPQSPYSTANLPTLSNPNIHLAGLSHGLHYGGNMPQWTPTGHSLNTRLQNHWISHAGLIHGDHSSLLNSISPHQIPQNGLLSPQLMSPRQLQQQRLHPSVQPSLAHFSALRSQFNSFPSPSHPGKYGSADSRDSRSKSSNKGRQNVRFSQQASEAGSQKSESNVSKFRSKYMTGDEIESILKMQHPATHGNDPYVDDYYHQARLAKKAAESRSKYRFCPNKEQPSRSRNSTESQPHLHVDAKGQISFSSIRRPRPLLEYDPPGFVCNGSGEHDMSEKPLEQEPMLAARITIEDGFYLLLEVDDIDRLLQFSQPQDGGAQLRRKRQILLEGMAASLQLVDPLGKSGSSVGLTPKDDIVFLWLVSLPKGRKLISRYLQLLAPGGELARIVCMAIFRHLRFLFGSHPPNPGATETITNFAKTVSVCTRGMDLNLLSACLAAVVCSSEQPPLRPLGSPAGDGASIILKSVLEKATHLLTDPQAVSSFSMPNPALWQASFDAFFGLLTKYCLSKYDSIMQSILPQTQSNTETFDAEAARAVSREMPVELLRASLPHTNEQQRKLLLNFAQRSMPVTGSNAHGGSTGQISPESVSC